A genomic stretch from Leptospira licerasiae serovar Varillal str. VAR 010 includes:
- a CDS encoding UDP-N-acetylmuramoyl-tripeptide--D-alanyl-D-alanine ligase, translated as MKAPFQYDPETVRRVLQSSSDFSFQKESEIKSISTASGMVEPGTLFVPLRGNRDGHEFILDALEKGASYFLCEKGHPILENLTQEQRSKAIQVKDTLLALGKLATFHRSRFNPILIAVTGSSGKTTTKEILSSCLSSLEEGLLVTEKNYNNEIGVPFTLFGINSKTRYVVCEMGMNHAGEISRLSKMARPDYSLITTIGTAHIELLGSRKGIAKAKAEVLEGMHKGGVLFYPESGEYKNFLKRKCLRYGIKFKSVPLKRRIEIIETNRDGFKISFLNYSLNWSLPGIKLLENLALCVSLLEELGAPTDWIQNGIQNFRSIDKRLDFQVGNYKILNDTYNANRESMLSSLEACSQIAGEEGFYAVLGDMKEVGNYSRKFHTEIGSFAAGLKNCKGIFLFGTESSHALKSFRKKASPGLLSFSFPGDEEGLKNLVDTIRKEVPKGSYLLAKASRGMRLERAVEELNSGTKAS; from the coding sequence ATGAAAGCCCCATTTCAATACGATCCCGAAACAGTACGAAGGGTTTTACAAAGTTCGTCCGACTTCTCTTTTCAAAAGGAATCGGAGATAAAAAGTATTAGCACAGCATCCGGAATGGTAGAACCCGGGACCTTGTTCGTTCCTTTAAGAGGAAATAGGGACGGACATGAATTTATCTTGGATGCCTTAGAAAAAGGGGCCTCTTACTTTTTATGCGAGAAGGGCCATCCGATCTTAGAGAATCTCACGCAAGAACAAAGATCAAAAGCAATCCAAGTCAAAGACACATTACTTGCATTAGGAAAACTTGCAACATTCCATAGATCCAGATTTAATCCCATCCTGATCGCTGTGACCGGCTCCAGCGGAAAAACCACCACAAAAGAGATCCTATCCTCCTGCCTTTCATCATTGGAAGAAGGTTTACTAGTCACGGAAAAAAACTATAATAACGAGATAGGAGTTCCATTCACATTATTCGGTATCAATTCCAAAACGAGATACGTTGTATGCGAGATGGGTATGAACCATGCCGGAGAAATTTCCAGGCTAAGCAAAATGGCAAGGCCGGATTATTCGCTTATCACAACGATAGGAACGGCTCATATAGAGTTACTCGGCTCTAGAAAGGGGATCGCAAAAGCAAAAGCGGAAGTTTTGGAAGGAATGCACAAAGGTGGAGTGCTGTTCTATCCGGAGTCCGGAGAATATAAGAATTTTCTAAAACGAAAATGCCTACGCTACGGGATTAAGTTCAAATCGGTCCCTCTAAAAAGAAGAATAGAGATCATAGAGACCAATCGTGACGGATTTAAGATATCGTTCCTGAATTATTCCCTGAATTGGAGCCTTCCAGGGATCAAACTTTTGGAAAACCTAGCGTTATGCGTATCATTACTGGAAGAATTAGGGGCTCCCACTGATTGGATACAGAATGGGATCCAAAATTTCAGATCCATAGACAAACGATTGGATTTCCAAGTAGGAAATTATAAAATCCTAAACGATACTTATAATGCAAATAGGGAATCCATGTTATCTTCATTGGAAGCGTGTTCCCAAATCGCAGGAGAAGAAGGATTTTACGCAGTATTAGGAGATATGAAAGAAGTGGGAAATTATTCCCGCAAATTCCATACCGAGATCGGAAGTTTTGCAGCAGGTTTAAAGAACTGCAAAGGTATTTTCTTATTCGGGACCGAATCTTCTCACGCGCTAAAGAGCTTCCGCAAAAAAGCGAGTCCGGGTCTTCTATCCTTCTCATTTCCCGGCGACGAAGAAGGACTTAAAAACTTAGTGGATACTATCCGGAAAGAAGTACCTAAGGGTTCTTATCTATTGGCAAAGGCCTCCAGAGGAATGAGATTAGAAAGAGCCGTAGAAGAATTAAATTCAGGAACTAAGGCTTCCTAG